Genomic window (Deltaproteobacteria bacterium):
GAGAATTCTGGCGGCGTGAGTCCGGTTGCCGCCAGTCTCTTCCAGAGTGCGCAGTATCATCTGTTTTTCCATTTCTTTCAGTGACTTGCCTGTACGCAAATTCACCGCAGCTTCCTGGTACTCTTTATCCAGCACTCTGAGATTGTCAGGAAGTTCCGTTGGTGTAACCGTGTCGCCCCTGGCCATGATCACCGCCCGCTCCACCACGTTTTCCAGTTCCCGTACATTCCCTGGCCAATTGTGCCGCATGAGGATATCCAGAGCCCTGGGACTGAAGCCTTTGATGTGACGCCGGTTTTTTTCGGCGTACTGTTTGAGAAAAAAATCTGCCAGCAAAGGAATATCATCGCGGCGATCCCGCAGAGGCGGCACGCTCAGCGTCACTACATTGAGCCGAAAATAGAGATCTTCCCTGAAGCGCCCCTGTTCTATTTCTGACTGGAGATTCTTGTTGGTGGCGGCAATTACCCTGACATCCACTTTTATGGTGCGGCTGCTGCCCAGGGCTTCTACTTCCCGCTCCTGGAGGACCCGAAGGATCTTGGCCTGGGTAGCGGCCGCCATCTCGCCGATTTCATCCAGGAAAATGGAGCCGCGGTGAGCGAGCTGAAATCGGCCCTGCCTGCGGGATACGGCTCCAGTAAAGGCGCCTTTCTCATGGCCGAAGAGTTCACTTTCCAGCAGAGTTTCCGGCAGGGCAGCACAGTTCACCTTGACAAAAGGGTTGTCCCGGCGAGGGCTGTTCTGATGGATGGCATTGGCAATGAGTTCTTTGCCGGTGCCGCTTTCCCCCACAATGAGCACAGTGGCTTCGGTCGGCGCCACCAGGGCCATGGTATC
Coding sequences:
- a CDS encoding sigma-54-dependent Fis family transcriptional regulator — translated: MKARILVVDDEAAHRHMLETVLSVEGYEVEQADDGQTAIGAVEQRFYDLILLDIRMSKVDGIEALRKIKELSPGIPIIIMTAYASVNTAIDALKSGAYDYLTKPLDIDELKILVGKALRHRQLEQENIFLKERLDDRFDFSNIIARSESMKKLFDTMALVAPTEATVLIVGESGTGKELIANAIHQNSPRRDNPFVKVNCAALPETLLESELFGHEKGAFTGAVSRRQGRFQLAHRGSIFLDEIGEMAAATQAKILRVLQEREVEALGSSRTIKVDVRVIAATNKNLQSEIEQGRFREDLYFRLNVVTLSVPPLRDRRDDIPLLADFFLKQYAEKNRRHIKGFSPRALDILMRHNWPGNVRELENVVERAVIMARGDTVTPTELPDNLRVLDKEYQEAAVNLRTGKSLKEMEKQMILRTLEETGGNRTHAARILGISRRTLQLKLKEYGIN